A region from the Microcebus murinus isolate Inina chromosome 3, M.murinus_Inina_mat1.0, whole genome shotgun sequence genome encodes:
- the UCN gene encoding urocortin: MRQAGLTALLAALLLLAQLRSGSSHWSPAAAAAAARVQDPSLRWNPRAQTQGGGARALLLLLAERFPRRSGSGGWGSTTTGERPRRDNPPLSIDLTFHLLRTLIELSRTQSQRERAEQNRIIFDSVGK, encoded by the coding sequence ATGAGGCAGGCGGGGCTCACGGCGCTGCTGGCGGCGCTGCTGCTCCTGGCACAGCTGCGCTCCGGGAGCAGCCACTGGAGCCCGGCGGCTGCAGCGGCAGCGGCCAGGGTCCAGGACCCGAGTCTGCGATGGAACCCCCGGGCGCAGACCCAGGGCGGCGGGGCCCGCGCCCTCCTCTTGCTGCTGGCGGAGCGCTTTCCTCGCCGCAGCGGGTCCGGCGGATGGGGATCCACGACCACAGGCGAGAGGCCGCGACGGGACAACCCTCCACTGTCCATTGACCTCACCTTCCACCTGCTGCGGACCCTGATAGAGCTGTCACGGACGCAGAGCCAGAGGGAGCGCGCTGAGCAGAACCGCATCATCTTCGACTCGGTGGGCAAGTGA
- the MPV17 gene encoding mitochondrial inner membrane protein Mpv17 isoform X3, with translation MGVGDIISQQLVEKRGLREHQTGRTLTMVSLGCGFVGPVVGGWYKVLDRFIPGTTKVDALKKMLLDQGGFAPCFLGCFLPLVGALNGLSAQDNWAKLQRDYRDALITNYYLWPAVQLANFYLVPLHYRLAVVQCVAVIWNSYLSWKAHQL, from the exons ATGGGCGTAGGTGACATTATCTCACAGCAGCTGGTGGAGAAGCGGGGTCTGCGGGAACACCAGACGGGCCGGACCCTGACCATGGTATCTCTGGGCTGTGGCTTTGTG GGCCCCGTAGTAGGAGGCTGGTACAAGGTTTTGGATCGGTTCATCCCTGGCACCACCAAGGTGGATGCACTAAAGAAGATGTTGTTGGATCAG ggAGGCTTTGCCCCATGTTTTCTAGGCTGCTTCCTCCCACTGGTAGGGGCACTCAATGGACTGTCAGCCCAGGACAACTGGGCCAAACTCCAGCGG gATTATCGTGATGCCCTCATCACCAACTACTAT CTCTGGCCTGCTGTGCAGTTAGCCAACTTCTACTTGGTCCCCCTTCATTACAG GTTGGCTGTTGTCCAGTGTGTTGCTGTTATCTGGAATTCCTACCTGTCCTGGAAGGCGCATCAGCTCTAA